From a region of the Melospiza georgiana isolate bMelGeo1 chromosome 23, bMelGeo1.pri, whole genome shotgun sequence genome:
- the SIKE1 gene encoding suppressor of IKBKE 1, with the protein MSCTIDKILTDARTLLERLKEHDTAAESLIDQSAVLHRRVAAMREAGAGCADQGPGPAAERPDPSRLRPHVVLAQENTQIRDLQQENRELWVSLEEHQDALELIMSKYRKQMLQLLEGRKREDAEPVLKVHQANSGEIESQIDRICEMGEVMRKAVQVDDEQFFKVQEKLAQLELENKELRELLLISKESFEVGREDLPD; encoded by the exons ATGAGCTGCACCATCGATAAGATCCTGACGGACGCGCGGACGCTGCTGGAGCGGCTGAAGGAGCACGACACGGCGGCCGAGTCGCTCATCGACCAGTCGGCCGTGCTGCACCGGCGCGTGGCCGCCATGCGGGAGGCGGGCGCGGGCTGCGCCGACCAG GGTCCGGGACCCGCGGCGGAGCGGCCCGACCCGTCCCGGCTGCGGCCGCACGTGGTGCTGGCACAGGAGAACACGCAGATCCGCgacctgcagcaggagaaccgcg agctgtgggtcTCACTGGAGGAACACCAGGATGCGCTGGAGCTCATCATGAGCAAGTACAGGAAGCAGATGTTACAGCTGCTGGAAGGGAGAAAACGGGAAGATGCAGAACCAGTCCTGAAAGTCCATCAGGCTAATTCTGGG GAAATTGAAAGTCAAATAGACAGAATATGTGAGATGGGAGAGGTGATGAGAAAAGCTGTTCAAGTGGATGATGAGCAGTTCTTTAAAGTTCAGGAGAAGTTGGCTCAGTTGGAG CTTGAAAACAAAGAGCTGCGTGAGCTGCTGTTGATCAGCAAGGAATCCTTCGAGGTGGGGAGAGAAGATCTGCCAGACTGA